In a genomic window of Coprococcus eutactus:
- a CDS encoding type I phosphomannose isomerase catalytic subunit — translation MNKEILFLNPVFTHNIWGGTKLREEYGYDIEGDDIGECWGVAAHENGNCTVKNGEFAGQTLADLWDSHRELFGGIDGVRFPLLIKIIDAKDDLSIQVHPDDAYAAEHENGSFGKMECWYILDCKEDSTLVIGHNARTKEELCDMIEGKKWKEFIREIPVKKGDFIQIDPGTVHAIKGGITLLETQQNSDITYRVYDYDRLSNGKPRDLHVKQSIDVITVPAKPVEDSVISVKADKANELCELISCKYYTVYKLDVEGKAELNVGDKPFLIMSVVAGSGTVDGNAIKKGDHFILPNGYSNPVFEGNMEIVASTVSK, via the coding sequence ATGAACAAGGAAATACTTTTTTTAAATCCCGTGTTTACGCACAATATCTGGGGCGGTACAAAGCTCAGAGAAGAATACGGATATGATATTGAGGGCGATGATATAGGCGAGTGCTGGGGAGTTGCGGCACATGAGAATGGCAATTGTACAGTGAAAAATGGCGAGTTTGCAGGTCAGACGCTTGCCGACTTATGGGACAGCCACAGAGAGCTGTTTGGTGGCATAGATGGTGTCAGATTCCCACTGCTTATAAAGATAATCGATGCAAAAGATGATCTGAGTATTCAGGTGCATCCGGACGATGCATACGCAGCAGAACATGAGAATGGTTCATTTGGCAAAATGGAGTGCTGGTATATTCTTGACTGCAAGGAAGATTCAACACTTGTAATCGGTCATAATGCAAGGACAAAGGAAGAATTGTGCGATATGATCGAAGGTAAGAAATGGAAGGAGTTTATCAGAGAGATCCCTGTTAAGAAGGGGGATTTCATTCAGATAGATCCTGGTACAGTACACGCGATCAAGGGCGGAATTACACTTCTTGAGACACAGCAGAACAGTGACATCACATACAGAGTTTATGATTATGACAGACTGAGCAATGGAAAGCCTAGAGATCTGCACGTAAAGCAGAGCATAGATGTTATAACAGTTCCTGCAAAGCCGGTTGAGGACAGCGTTATAAGTGTCAAGGCAGATAAGGCAAATGAACTCTGCGAGCTTATAAGCTGTAAGTATTACACAGTATACAAGCTGGATGTTGAGGGAAAGGCAGAGCTGAATGTGGGCGACAAGCCATTCCTTATCATGTCTGTAGTTGCGGGAAGTGGAACAGTGGATGGAAACGCCATAAAGAAGGGTGATCACTTTATCCTGCCAAACGGATACAGCAACCCAGTGTTTGAGGGCAATATGGAGATCGTAGCATCCACAGTCAGCAAGTAA
- the sufB gene encoding Fe-S cluster assembly protein SufB, producing the protein MKEKTYVEDIDRNIYDFKYDDKDAYKLKAGLTPEIVEQLSKEKHDPAWMQNFRLESLQIYNNMQVPDWGPSIEGLDIDNIVTYVRPNTKMKGSWDEVPEDIKDTFERLGIPQAERKSLAGVGAQYDSELVYHNVRQEVADMGVVYTDMESALTGEYADMVQKHFMKLVTPHDHKFAALHGAVWSGGSFVYVPPGVKVEIPLQSYFRLNAAGAGQFEHTLIIVDEGADLHFIEGCSAPKYNVANLHAGCVELFVGKNAKLRYSTIENWSKNMYNLNTKRARVEEGGTIEWVSGSFGSHVSYLYPMSVLKGKGARMEFTGVTFAGKGQNLDTGAKVVHAAPDTSSYINTKSISKDGGISTFRSSVVVTKEAENSKAAVSCQSLMLDSISRSDTIPAMDIRTKKVNVGHEAQIGSISDEAVFYLMSRGMSEEDARACIVSGFADNVSKELPLEYALEMNNLIRLEMKGSIG; encoded by the coding sequence ATGAAGGAAAAGACATATGTAGAGGACATAGACAGAAATATATATGACTTCAAGTATGACGACAAAGATGCCTATAAGCTTAAAGCTGGTCTCACACCTGAGATAGTTGAGCAGCTTTCTAAGGAGAAACATGATCCGGCATGGATGCAGAATTTCAGACTTGAGTCTTTACAGATATACAACAATATGCAGGTGCCTGACTGGGGCCCATCCATCGAGGGACTGGATATTGACAATATAGTTACTTACGTAAGACCAAATACCAAGATGAAGGGAAGCTGGGATGAAGTTCCTGAGGATATCAAGGATACATTTGAGAGACTTGGAATCCCTCAGGCTGAGAGAAAATCCCTTGCGGGAGTTGGTGCACAGTACGATTCAGAGCTCGTATATCACAATGTCCGTCAGGAGGTTGCGGACATGGGAGTTGTGTACACTGATATGGAGAGTGCACTCACAGGTGAGTATGCAGACATGGTGCAGAAGCATTTCATGAAGCTTGTCACCCCTCATGATCACAAATTTGCAGCACTTCACGGAGCTGTGTGGTCAGGCGGTTCATTTGTATATGTGCCACCTGGAGTAAAGGTCGAGATCCCGCTTCAGTCGTATTTCAGACTTAACGCAGCGGGCGCAGGTCAGTTCGAGCACACACTCATCATCGTCGATGAGGGGGCAGACCTCCACTTTATAGAGGGCTGTTCAGCGCCGAAGTACAATGTGGCGAATCTTCATGCGGGTTGTGTGGAGTTGTTTGTCGGCAAGAACGCAAAGCTCAGATATTCAACCATAGAGAACTGGTCCAAGAATATGTACAACCTGAACACCAAGAGAGCCCGCGTTGAAGAGGGTGGAACCATCGAGTGGGTATCGGGTTCATTTGGATCACATGTGTCATACCTTTATCCGATGAGCGTGCTCAAGGGCAAGGGCGCCAGGATGGAGTTCACCGGAGTTACATTTGCCGGTAAGGGACAGAACCTTGACACAGGAGCCAAGGTAGTCCATGCGGCACCTGACACAAGCTCATATATCAACACAAAGTCTATCTCGAAGGATGGCGGTATAAGTACATTCCGTTCGTCTGTTGTAGTGACAAAGGAGGCAGAGAACTCCAAGGCGGCGGTATCATGCCAGTCACTTATGCTCGATTCGATATCACGTTCGGACACAATACCGGCCATGGATATCAGAACCAAGAAGGTAAATGTGGGACATGAGGCACAGATAGGAAGCATCAGTGACGAGGCCGTGTTCTACCTGATGTCCAGAGGAATGAGCGAAGAAGACGCGAGAGCATGTATAGTCAGTGGATTTGCAGACAATGTATCGAAGGAGCTGCCGCTTGAGTATGCTCTTGAGATGAACAACCTCATCCGTCTTGAGATGAAGGGCAGCATAGGTTAA
- a CDS encoding DegV family protein, translating to MKRNAHDQNEEQEGRLEVDSMTQEVDSKTQSMGGESDREQRKSNHRWKLVSDSGCSLLVPDGLAGIDIDYAEVPFTISVDNTDYIDEPGIDIEKMLEHIANCRSGGRTSCPSPHAWLEAWGDAENVIAFTLSAALSGSYNSAIAARHMALEKNPGRNIAVINTCGAGVFPEQLANIIYEGIEDGDSFDVIVSAADKAVREIQVVFALGSLDNLIKAGRLNKLVGYAAHRFNISAIGVASPGGRIELRHKFRGMKKIYGKLIDTLRETGFTGGELVISHCMNEDGAEKLGHLIKAEWLDADVSIVPASGLCSYYMGKGGMIITYRE from the coding sequence ATGAAAAGAAACGCGCATGATCAAAATGAAGAGCAGGAAGGAAGACTGGAAGTTGATTCGATGACTCAAGAAGTTGATTCGAAAACTCAAAGTATGGGCGGAGAATCTGACAGGGAGCAAAGAAAGAGTAATCATAGATGGAAACTGGTTTCAGATTCCGGCTGCAGTCTGCTCGTGCCGGATGGACTGGCTGGAATAGATATAGATTATGCTGAGGTTCCGTTTACAATATCTGTTGATAACACAGATTATATAGACGAACCGGGTATAGATATAGAGAAGATGCTTGAGCATATTGCAAATTGCCGGTCAGGCGGAAGAACTAGCTGCCCATCACCCCATGCGTGGCTAGAGGCGTGGGGTGATGCGGAAAATGTTATTGCATTTACGTTGTCAGCTGCATTATCGGGAAGTTACAACAGTGCTATAGCTGCAAGACACATGGCGCTTGAGAAGAATCCCGGCAGGAATATTGCGGTGATAAATACATGCGGAGCCGGAGTATTCCCTGAACAGCTGGCAAACATCATATATGAAGGAATTGAGGACGGGGATTCGTTTGACGTCATAGTAAGCGCCGCTGACAAGGCAGTGAGGGAGATACAGGTGGTGTTTGCACTGGGGAGTCTGGACAACCTGATAAAGGCGGGCAGACTAAATAAGCTTGTGGGGTATGCGGCTCATAGATTCAATATATCCGCAATAGGTGTGGCATCACCTGGTGGACGAATTGAACTCAGACACAAATTCAGAGGTATGAAGAAGATATATGGCAAGCTGATAGACACTCTCCGGGAGACGGGATTTACAGGGGGAGAGCTTGTAATAAGCCACTGTATGAACGAGGACGGAGCAGAGAAACTGGGGCATCTTATCAAGGCTGAATGGCTTGACGCGGATGTGAGCATCGTACCTGCAAGCGGACTGTGCAGCTATTATATGGGAAAAGGTGGGATGATAATAACATATCGTGAGTAG
- a CDS encoding glycoside hydrolase family 130 protein: protein MMNEKYYVELDKLNKLLERKNKKTDFYNGIYDRYEYPVLTREMIPLTWRYDLNPETNPYFIERLGVNAVMNSGAIYLNGKYYLVARIEGNDRKSFFGVAESDNGIDGFRFWDYPILLDDVCPEETNVYDMRLTQHEDGWIYGVFCSESKDTTVNDLSAAVAAAGIVRTKDLKHWERLDNLKTLRSPQQRNVVLHPEFVDGKYAFYTRPMDDFIETGSGSGIGFGLCDDIEHAVIDEEKMTSLRKYHTITEAKNGAGAPPIKTDKGWIHIAHGVRNTAAGLRYVLYAFATDLNDPSKVIAEPSGMLIGPRGEERVGDVSNVVFTNGAIVNENNEVFIYYASSDTRMHVATTTVDRLIDYVFNTPADPGRSVECVAQRCELIRKNLEFLKNADK, encoded by the coding sequence ATGATGAATGAGAAATATTATGTAGAGCTTGACAAACTGAACAAGCTTCTTGAGAGAAAGAATAAGAAGACAGATTTCTATAATGGAATCTATGACAGATATGAGTACCCTGTACTCACAAGAGAGATGATACCTCTCACATGGAGATATGACTTAAATCCTGAGACAAATCCATATTTCATTGAGCGTCTCGGCGTTAACGCTGTCATGAACTCAGGTGCTATCTACCTGAACGGCAAGTATTATCTTGTCGCAAGAATAGAGGGAAATGACAGAAAGTCATTCTTCGGCGTAGCTGAGAGTGACAACGGTATCGATGGATTCCGTTTCTGGGATTATCCAATCCTTCTGGACGATGTATGTCCTGAGGAGACAAATGTATATGATATGAGACTGACACAGCACGAGGATGGATGGATCTACGGTGTGTTCTGTTCAGAGAGCAAGGATACAACTGTAAATGACCTCTCAGCAGCAGTTGCAGCAGCAGGTATCGTGAGAACAAAGGATTTAAAGCACTGGGAGCGCCTTGACAACCTCAAGACTCTTCGTTCCCCACAGCAGAGAAATGTTGTACTTCACCCTGAATTTGTGGATGGCAAGTACGCATTCTATACACGTCCAATGGATGATTTCATCGAGACAGGAAGCGGCAGCGGAATAGGATTCGGTCTCTGTGATGATATAGAGCATGCGGTTATAGACGAGGAGAAGATGACAAGTCTTCGTAAGTACCACACTATAACAGAGGCAAAGAACGGTGCAGGTGCACCTCCTATAAAGACAGACAAGGGCTGGATCCACATCGCACATGGTGTGAGAAATACAGCAGCCGGTCTCAGATACGTGCTTTATGCATTTGCGACAGATCTCAATGATCCTTCAAAGGTTATCGCTGAGCCATCAGGAATGCTTATCGGACCTCGCGGCGAGGAGAGAGTCGGCGATGTATCAAACGTTGTATTCACAAATGGCGCCATCGTAAACGAGAACAACGAGGTGTTCATCTATTATGCATCAAGCGATACAAGAATGCATGTTGCAACAACAACAGTTGACAGACTCATTGATTATGTATTCAACACACCTGCTGATCCGGGAAGAAGCGTTGAGTGTGTAGCGCAGAGATGTGAGTTGATCAGGAAGAACCTTGAGTTCCTTAAGAATGCAGACAAGTAA
- a CDS encoding RrF2 family transcriptional regulator translates to MVISSKGEYALRVMADLAINHDGRFIPLKEIVQKEELSQKYLESIMRMLSKANLIEAASGHGGGYRLKKAPEEYTLWEILELTEGGLAPVACMKNSTITCDRSKQCYTLPIWQGLAELIQEYFQGKTLADIARNVE, encoded by the coding sequence ATGGTGATTTCTTCAAAGGGAGAATATGCCCTGAGGGTCATGGCAGACCTAGCCATAAACCACGACGGCAGATTTATTCCGTTAAAAGAAATAGTTCAGAAAGAGGAACTGTCCCAGAAGTATCTGGAGAGCATAATGCGCATGCTGTCCAAGGCGAATCTGATAGAGGCAGCCAGCGGACATGGAGGAGGCTACAGACTCAAAAAGGCTCCTGAGGAATATACATTGTGGGAGATACTTGAACTCACGGAAGGCGGGCTTGCCCCGGTGGCATGCATGAAGAACAGCACGATTACCTGTGACAGATCCAAGCAGTGTTATACTCTGCCGATATGGCAGGGCCTGGCTGAGCTGATACAGGAATATTTCCAGGGTAAGACACTGGCGGATATAGCCAGAAATGTGGAATGA
- a CDS encoding glycoside hydrolase family 130 protein, protein MSEVKMFSEPVPNVPWQDRPANDNHDAPIWRYTENPIIGRNPAKGVARIFNSAVVPFEGKFVGVFRGEQVNGIPYIYLGESEDAIHWNISEEKIKFVDENGEEFMPIYAYDPRLVKVEDTYYAIWCQDFYGAAIGIAKSKDLKTFVRIENPFLPFNRNAVLFPRKINGNFVMLSRPSDSGHTPFGDIFVSESPDMVYWGKHRHVMGKSSEWWESLKIGGGAAPIETSEGWLLFYHGVSGTCNGYVYSIGGAILDIDNPSIVKYRCENFLLTPEEWYEERGFVPNVCFPCATIHDSESGKIAIYYGAADSYVGLAFTKLDEIVDYIKSHSVVTTSDTEIGRR, encoded by the coding sequence ATGTCAGAAGTAAAAATGTTCAGCGAGCCTGTGCCAAACGTGCCATGGCAGGACAGACCGGCAAATGACAATCATGACGCTCCAATCTGGAGATATACAGAGAATCCTATAATAGGAAGAAACCCGGCAAAGGGTGTTGCAAGAATATTCAACAGTGCGGTAGTTCCATTTGAGGGAAAATTTGTCGGAGTATTTAGAGGCGAGCAGGTAAATGGAATTCCATACATCTACCTCGGAGAGAGCGAGGATGCTATCCACTGGAATATCAGCGAGGAGAAGATCAAGTTTGTTGATGAGAACGGTGAAGAGTTCATGCCTATATACGCATATGATCCAAGACTTGTAAAGGTAGAGGATACATACTATGCGATCTGGTGCCAGGATTTCTATGGCGCAGCGATAGGTATAGCAAAGTCAAAGGATCTCAAGACATTTGTGAGAATCGAGAACCCATTCCTTCCATTTAACAGAAATGCAGTTCTCTTCCCAAGAAAGATCAACGGTAATTTCGTGATGCTGTCACGTCCAAGTGACAGTGGACACACACCATTTGGTGATATATTCGTAAGTGAGAGTCCTGATATGGTTTACTGGGGTAAGCACAGACATGTCATGGGCAAGAGCAGCGAGTGGTGGGAGTCACTCAAGATTGGCGGCGGTGCAGCCCCTATCGAGACTTCTGAAGGATGGCTGTTATTCTACCACGGAGTATCAGGAACGTGTAATGGTTATGTATACTCAATCGGTGGAGCAATCCTTGATATCGACAACCCATCGATCGTTAAGTATCGTTGTGAGAACTTCCTTCTCACACCAGAAGAGTGGTACGAGGAGCGTGGATTTGTTCCTAATGTATGCTTCCCATGTGCTACTATTCACGACAGCGAGTCTGGAAAGATCGCCATTTACTACGGTGCAGCTGACAGCTATGTGGGCCTTGCATTCACAAAGCTTGATGAGATCGTAGATTACATCAAGTCGCACAGTGTGGTAACAACTTCTGATACCGAGATCGGTAGAAGATAG
- a CDS encoding GGDEF domain-containing protein, whose product MKRKTIGVLVGGITDDFTRLLCHGVIERAKTLDVNIVVIPGKFLDREYPETSDIYYEYQYQTLFSYATKENLDGVIVASSCIGCFATKERISEFMKRYLQMPCVIVAADEPDQICVRYDNGAGIREGLNYMIEELGYTRIGMIGGPDSNYDAKERRRTYIEVLEAHGIEFDPGLYVEGNLTSESKEVFRDILDRNPDMQGVFCVNDSCASGFYEELKARGILPGRDISVMGYDDIEWATQIYPTLSTVRADAGKLGSEAVNLMVRLIDGKQVESKILPTEFIRRDSFCKKGGSRKRSKNVIEGYLSMNHMLSEQWEERNKTQFKMKTFIQKVLSFDRGNDRSYGEILGTMDWLDIENAFIFLYKEPIIHLIGEPFELPDQLYLKTKDLKEKVSSVITVNQKVSSSNLYDFESLGVEGAGIYVLLPLYSNEILYGVLLCDLTEGVLVNGEFLGNQVSAAVKMINLLKTNEEIMKRLEESMAILQKNNIMLDNLSKQDPLTGIMNRRGFFDRSLQLLKECEEQKRTATVFYADMNSLKIINDRYGHDEGDFSLKTIGGILIKSVGDNGIVGRIGGDEYCCLVLGLKDSDAADAFAEEVYSSFEKFNEHCDKPYKVSVSLGNCQIVEYNKKGLQNAMTMADEKLYEVKKYRKKDVVKVKN is encoded by the coding sequence ATGAAGAGAAAGACGATAGGTGTTCTGGTAGGCGGAATCACGGATGATTTTACGAGGCTGCTTTGCCATGGGGTTATAGAGAGAGCAAAGACACTTGATGTCAATATAGTTGTTATTCCGGGTAAGTTCCTTGACCGGGAATACCCAGAAACGTCAGATATATATTATGAATATCAGTATCAGACACTGTTTTCCTATGCTACAAAGGAGAATCTGGACGGCGTTATTGTTGCATCGAGTTGTATTGGCTGCTTTGCAACCAAGGAGCGTATCAGCGAATTTATGAAAAGATATCTGCAGATGCCGTGCGTGATAGTGGCTGCAGATGAGCCGGATCAGATTTGTGTCAGATATGACAATGGTGCAGGCATAAGAGAAGGACTCAATTACATGATCGAGGAACTTGGTTATACAAGAATAGGCATGATAGGCGGTCCGGACTCCAATTATGATGCAAAGGAGAGAAGGAGAACCTACATTGAGGTGCTTGAGGCTCATGGAATAGAGTTTGATCCGGGACTTTATGTGGAGGGCAATCTTACATCGGAATCAAAAGAGGTTTTCAGAGATATTCTGGACAGAAATCCGGATATGCAGGGAGTGTTCTGTGTGAATGATTCCTGTGCATCTGGTTTTTATGAAGAACTTAAGGCGAGGGGCATTCTGCCGGGAAGAGATATATCAGTCATGGGTTACGATGATATTGAGTGGGCTACACAGATATATCCGACGCTTTCGACTGTGCGTGCAGACGCGGGAAAACTTGGCTCAGAGGCTGTAAATCTTATGGTCAGGCTTATTGATGGCAAGCAGGTTGAGAGTAAGATACTTCCTACTGAGTTTATCAGAAGAGATTCATTCTGTAAAAAAGGCGGATCAAGAAAACGTAGTAAGAATGTCATTGAGGGATATCTCTCAATGAACCATATGCTCTCAGAGCAGTGGGAAGAGCGGAATAAGACTCAGTTCAAGATGAAGACATTTATCCAGAAGGTCTTGAGCTTTGACAGAGGCAACGACAGAAGTTATGGAGAGATTCTTGGCACTATGGACTGGCTGGACATAGAGAATGCATTTATATTCTTATATAAAGAGCCAATAATACATCTGATCGGTGAGCCATTTGAACTGCCTGACCAGTTATATCTCAAGACTAAGGATCTTAAAGAGAAGGTCAGCAGTGTGATCACTGTGAACCAGAAGGTGTCATCATCAAATCTCTATGATTTTGAGAGCCTCGGTGTGGAAGGAGCTGGGATATATGTACTCTTGCCGCTGTATTCCAACGAAATACTCTATGGAGTTCTTCTGTGTGATCTCACGGAAGGAGTTCTGGTAAATGGGGAGTTCCTTGGAAACCAGGTCTCAGCTGCTGTCAAGATGATCAATCTGCTCAAGACGAACGAGGAGATCATGAAGCGTCTTGAGGAGAGTATGGCGATCCTGCAGAAAAACAACATTATGCTTGACAATCTGTCAAAACAGGATCCCCTTACAGGAATCATGAACAGACGAGGTTTCTTTGACAGATCATTACAGCTGCTCAAGGAATGTGAGGAGCAGAAAAGGACGGCTACGGTATTCTACGCTGATATGAACAGTCTCAAGATCATCAATGATAGATATGGACATGATGAGGGTGATTTCTCTCTTAAAACCATAGGAGGTATTCTGATCAAATCTGTAGGCGATAATGGAATCGTAGGCAGAATAGGCGGCGACGAGTATTGCTGTCTTGTACTCGGCCTTAAGGACTCTGACGCTGCAGATGCATTTGCTGAGGAAGTATACAGTTCATTTGAGAAGTTTAATGAGCACTGTGATAAGCCTTATAAAGTGAGTGTATCGCTTGGAAACTGTCAGATCGTAGAATATAACAAGAAAGGTCTTCAGAATGCCATGACTATGGCAGATGAGAAGCTGTATGAGGTGAAGAAGTACAGAAAGAAGGACGTTGTTAAGGTTAAGAATTGA
- a CDS encoding AGE family epimerase/isomerase: MNMRNEIQKELIDAIIPFWEALRDDEYGGFYGYMDYDLNLDKKAEKGCILNSRIIWFFASAYKALKDPKLLDEAAHGYEFLKEYCIDREYGGIYWSMNYDGSPKDTTKHTYNQAFSIYALSAYYEASGDSEALDLALQLFHTIEEKCTDEGGYLEAFTREFKPESNDKLSENGVLAERTMNTLLHALEAYTELYKVSKDSKVKARLEWLLDVFADKVYNPELKRQEVFFDKDYNSLIDLYSYGHDIETSWLLDRATEVLGEAEYTEKITKITDILAEQIYELAFDGHSVLTECEKGVPYTVRVWWVQAESIVGFINAYQKSGDKKYYEAAEKVWEYIKEYFIDKRPGSEWFWDLNADGSPRVGRPIVEPWKCPYHNGRMCLEIMNRLADGK, encoded by the coding sequence ATGAATATGAGAAATGAAATTCAAAAAGAATTAATAGATGCTATCATCCCATTCTGGGAGGCCCTGAGGGATGATGAGTACGGCGGATTTTATGGGTATATGGATTACGACCTCAACCTTGATAAAAAGGCTGAGAAGGGTTGTATTCTTAACAGTAGAATTATCTGGTTCTTCGCAAGTGCGTATAAGGCACTCAAGGACCCGAAGCTTCTAGATGAGGCTGCTCATGGATATGAATTTCTGAAAGAATATTGTATAGACAGGGAATATGGCGGAATATATTGGTCCATGAATTACGATGGTTCACCCAAAGATACGACAAAACACACCTACAATCAGGCATTTAGTATATATGCCTTATCCGCCTATTACGAAGCTTCCGGTGATTCGGAAGCTTTGGACCTGGCCCTGCAGCTTTTCCATACAATAGAAGAGAAATGTACTGATGAAGGTGGCTATCTCGAGGCATTTACAAGAGAGTTCAAGCCAGAGTCAAATGATAAGCTTTCTGAGAATGGTGTTCTCGCAGAGAGAACAATGAACACACTGCTCCATGCACTTGAGGCTTACACAGAACTTTATAAGGTATCCAAGGATTCCAAGGTAAAGGCGCGCCTGGAATGGCTGCTCGATGTATTTGCTGATAAGGTATACAATCCGGAGCTTAAGAGACAGGAAGTGTTCTTTGATAAGGATTATAACTCTCTGATTGATCTGTACTCATACGGACATGACATTGAGACATCATGGCTTCTGGACAGGGCTACCGAGGTGCTTGGAGAGGCAGAGTACACAGAGAAGATCACAAAGATAACAGATATCCTTGCAGAGCAGATATATGAGCTTGCTTTCGATGGACATTCAGTTCTGACAGAATGTGAAAAGGGCGTGCCATACACGGTAAGAGTATGGTGGGTTCAGGCAGAATCAATAGTAGGATTTATAAATGCTTATCAAAAGTCAGGTGATAAGAAGTATTACGAGGCTGCCGAGAAAGTCTGGGAGTACATAAAGGAATACTTTATTGACAAGAGACCAGGATCAGAGTGGTTCTGGGATCTGAATGCAGATGGATCACCAAGAGTCGGACGTCCTATAGTTGAGCCATGGAAGTGTCCATACCACAACGGCAGAATGTGCCTTGAGATTATGAACAGACTCGCTGATGGCAAATAA
- the sufC gene encoding Fe-S cluster assembly ATPase SufC codes for MSDKKLLEVKNLHVDVEDKQILHGVNLEIGKGETHVLMGPNGTGKSTLGYALMGNPRYTVREGEIWFDGKNITEEAVNERAKAGIFLSFQNPLEVPGVTLSSFIRNALEQKTGKRIRLWDFKKELERTMEILQMDPSYAERDLNVGFSGGEKKKAEILQLLMLKPSLAILDETDSGLDVDAVRTVSAGIEEYQKNCKGSLLIITHSTKILESLTVDYTHVMVEGKIIETGDASLVDKINESGFAEYERI; via the coding sequence ATGTCAGATAAAAAATTATTGGAAGTTAAGAATTTACATGTTGATGTTGAGGATAAACAGATCCTTCACGGTGTGAACCTGGAGATCGGCAAGGGTGAGACACATGTACTTATGGGACCTAACGGAACCGGAAAGTCAACCCTTGGATATGCACTTATGGGTAATCCGAGATATACGGTCAGAGAAGGTGAGATATGGTTTGATGGCAAGAACATCACAGAAGAGGCTGTCAATGAGCGTGCAAAGGCAGGAATATTCCTCTCATTCCAGAATCCTCTTGAGGTGCCTGGTGTGACACTCAGCTCATTTATAAGAAATGCCCTTGAGCAGAAGACCGGCAAGAGAATCCGTCTCTGGGATTTCAAGAAGGAGCTTGAGAGAACCATGGAGATCCTTCAGATGGATCCATCATATGCAGAGAGAGACCTGAATGTGGGATTTTCAGGTGGTGAGAAGAAGAAGGCTGAGATACTTCAGCTTCTGATGCTTAAGCCATCACTGGCAATCCTTGACGAGACAGATTCAGGACTTGACGTTGATGCAGTCCGTACAGTATCAGCAGGTATCGAGGAATACCAGAAGAACTGCAAGGGAAGCCTGCTTATCATCACACACAGCACCAAGATCCTTGAGTCACTTACCGTTGACTACACACATGTCATGGTTGAGGGTAAGATCATAGAGACTGGTGACGCATCACTTGTGGACAAGATTAACGAGTCTGGATTTGCAGAGTATGAAAGGATATAG
- a CDS encoding carbohydrate ABC transporter permease, which yields MARGKTDVPSIAPIKEKRTVGYYVRGFLKYFVLIFFSLCAVVPLISCVTTAFKTTDEYKATSVMELPESFLNFSNFVKAFTTANMGRAFINSVIVMICVLLVSVVIGTQLAYVLNRFKFPGNGFIRTLFLVASLLPAVAMQVTVYNIMGDLRFIDHLYGYIIMSCGTDVISIYIFIQFMENISVSLDESAIVDGASYWTIYWKIILPLLKPAIVTACILKGVVIYNEYYAANLYLISPEIKTMAISLYKFVGPMGSQYNLICAGVIISIIPALIVFICCQKQIYSGITQGAVKG from the coding sequence ATGGCAAGAGGAAAGACAGATGTGCCAAGCATAGCACCAATAAAAGAAAAACGAACCGTTGGATATTATGTAAGAGGTTTCCTCAAGTACTTTGTACTCATATTCTTCTCGCTGTGTGCGGTTGTACCTCTTATATCATGTGTTACAACAGCCTTCAAGACAACAGATGAGTATAAGGCTACTTCAGTAATGGAACTTCCTGAAAGCTTTCTGAACTTCAGCAACTTTGTAAAGGCATTCACGACTGCCAACATGGGACGTGCGTTCATCAATTCAGTCATAGTTATGATATGTGTACTCCTTGTGTCAGTAGTAATAGGAACACAGCTTGCATATGTGCTTAACAGATTCAAGTTCCCGGGAAACGGCTTTATCAGAACACTTTTCCTTGTGGCATCATTGCTCCCTGCAGTTGCTATGCAGGTTACAGTCTACAACATCATGGGTGATCTGAGATTCATAGATCACTTATATGGTTACATCATCATGAGCTGTGGTACAGATGTTATCTCAATCTACATATTCATTCAGTTCATGGAGAATATATCAGTATCTCTTGATGAGTCAGCTATCGTGGATGGTGCATCATACTGGACTATCTACTGGAAGATCATACTTCCACTTCTTAAGCCAGCTATCGTTACAGCTTGTATATTGAAGGGCGTTGTAATCTACAACGAGTACTATGCTGCAAACCTTTACCTCATAAGCCCGGAGATCAAGACAATGGCTATCTCACTCTACAAGTTCGTAGGACCTATGGGAAGTCAGTACAACCTGATCTGTGCAGGTGTCATCATATCGATCATACCGGCACTTATAGTATTCATCTGTTGTCAGAAACAGATTTACAGTGGTATTACACAGGGTGCTGTAAAGGGTTAA